Proteins encoded by one window of Glycine soja cultivar W05 chromosome 15, ASM419377v2, whole genome shotgun sequence:
- the LOC114386084 gene encoding uncharacterized protein LOC114386084 translates to MLDTPPISPKKSSSSPKHDAGSGTVTTDPTLNPSSPYFIHPSEGPSSVSITPILDGTNYHSWSKAFRMALISKNEMAFLLGTLPVPLVADPLHSAWERCNTFIMSWILNSISPSIAQSVIFLECAVDIWDDLRERFSQGDLLRIAELQDEIYGMSQNNRTVSEFYTALKTMWEELDNYLPFPVCTCDAKKYHQQDFIIRFLKGLDDRFSVVRSQILLMDPLPTINRVFSMVVQQERQLRVPSSASPEPNSFVNAAVNSFQGKGRGGYGSTSTIKGVVSSKKCAYCHRAGHTVDVCWGKHGYPPGHPRYPGRPRFNNRDSSSSANSVAIDEVVEGGCSDFGTSYSNPINLTQAQYQSLMALIQPMQLKSTSDSTGPHSPHQANLLHAIPNGPKRVSESNGKEYVTDDWFG, encoded by the exons ATGTTAGACACGCCTCCTATCAGTCCAAAGAAATCGTCCAGCTCTCCTAAGCATGATGCTGGTTCTGGCACTGTCACCACAGACCCTACCTTGAATCCTTCCAGTCCTTATTTTATTCACCCAAGTGAGGGTCCTTCTTCTGTCTCCATTACGCCGATTCTTGACGGGACCAACTACCATTCCTGGTCCAAAGCTTTTCGTATGGCTCTTATTTCTAAGAATGAAATGGCTTTCCTATTAGGTACTCTCCCTGTTCCTCTTGTTGCTGACCCACTTCACTCTGCTTGGGAGAGATGCAACACTTTCATTATGTCCTGGATCCTCAACTCTATTTCTCCTTCCATTGCTCAAAGTGTGATATTTCTTGAGTGTGCCGTCGACATTTGGGACGACCTTCGTGAACGTTTTTCACAAGGTGATCTTCTTCGTATTGCAGAGCTCCAGGATGAAATTTACGGCATGTCTCAAAACAATCGCACCGTCTCTGAGTTTTATACTGCGCTGAAAACCATGTGGGAGGAGCTTGACAACTATCTTCCCTTTCCGGTCTGTACCTGCGACGCTAAGAAATACCATCAGCAGGACTTCATCATTCGCTTCTTGAAAGGGCTTGATGATCGTTTTTCCGTTGTCCGCTCGCAGATTCTTCTCATGGATCCCCTTCCGACCATCAACCGTGTCTTCTCGATGGTGGTTCAGCAGGAACGACAACTTCGCGTTCCTTCCTCTGCTTCACCAGAGCCTAACTCCTTCGTGAATGCTGCTGTCAATTCATTCCAAGGCAAGGGTCGTGGCGGTTATGGCTCTACCTCAACCATTAAAGGCGTTGTCTCCTCCAAGAAGTGTGCGTACTGTCATCGCGCCGGGCATACAGTCGATGTTTGCTGGGGAAAGCATGGCTACCCACCGGGACATCCACGCTACCCCGGACGCCCTCGTTTCAACAACCGTGACtcctcttcttccgcaaacagCGTTGCCATCGATGAAGTGGTGGAAGGTGGTTGCTCTGACTTTGGCACCTCCTATTCCAACCCTATCAATTTAACCCAGGCCCAATATCAATCTCTCATGGCACTCATTCAACCTATGCAACTGAAATCAACTTCTGATAGCACTGGGCCTCATTCTCCACACCAGGCCAACCTTCTCCATGCCATCCCAAATGGCCCAAAACGTGTCTCTGAGTCTAATG GAAAGGAGTATGTTACGGATGATTGGTTTGGCTAA
- the LOC114386708 gene encoding DELLA protein RGL1-like, with translation MKGINRWLSFYMDESVNHDFAIRRYCPARMEQEQGGDKCQDQEALVFYDTELCSSDATSSTPCLASSEVDDFVDSFINMDQYEYVNEDQGFQEKHRSFDHFVVNDEDEADAYSIVNGVFEYVPTTLEDSELEIYEDVTTAMLEEEVAMNGSFCAIPEFVVPCTQEANLGVDQGLDLVHMLLACAEAVGCRDNQQAELLLSRIWALASTSGDSLQRVSYCFAKGLKCRLSLLPHNVIANATLSSMDVPFITRENKLEAFQLLYQTTPYIAFGFMAANEAICQASQGKSSIHIVDLGMEHTLQWSSLIRALSSRPEGPPTLRITGLTGNEENSKLQASMNVLVEEASSLGMHLEFHIISEHLTPCLLTMEKLNLRKEEALCVNSILQLHKYVKESRGYLKEILLSIKKLGPTALTVVEQDTNHNGPFFLGRFLESLHYYSAIFDSLEASMTRNSQHRMKIERLHFAEEIQNVVAYEGPDRIERHERVDQWRRQLGRAGFQVMPLKCTSQVRMMLSVYDCDGYTLSYEKGNLLLGWKGRPVMMASAWQVASV, from the coding sequence ATGAAAGGCATAAACAGGTGGCTATCCTTCTATATGGATGAAAGTGTTAACCACGATTTCGCCATCCGAAGGTATTGCCCTGCAAGAATGGAGCAAGAGCAAGGAGGAGATAAGTGCCAAGACCAAGAGGCACTAGTTTTTTATGACACTGAATTATGTTCTTCTGATGCTACCAGCAGCACTCCTTGTTTGGCTTCATCTGAGGTTGATGACTTTGTTGATAGCTTCATCAACATGGATCAGTATGAGTACGTGAATGAAGATCAAGGGTTCCAAGAGAAGCATCGAAGTTTTGACCACTTTGTGGTGAATGATGAGGATGAGGCTGATGCATACTCCATTGTGAATGGTGTCTTTGAATATGTTCCAACCACCTTGGAGGATTCAGAATTGGAGATCTATGAAGATGTCACAACAGCCATGTTGGAGGAAGAGGTTGCAATGAATGGCTCTTTTTGTGCTATACCTGAGTTTGTTGTGCCTTGTACACAAGAGGCCAATCTTGGTGTGGACCAAGGGTTAGACTTGGTTCACATGCTTTTGGCCTGTGCTGAAGCTGTGGGGTGCAGAGACAACCAGCAGGCAGAGTTGCTTCTTAGCAGAATTTGGGCTTTGGCAAGTACTTCAGGAGACTCGCTGCAGCGAGTCTCCTACTGTTTTGCCAAAGGATTGAAGTGTAGGTTATCACTGCTTCCTCATAATGTCATTGCAAATGCTACACTTTCCAGTATGGATGTGCCTTTCATTACTAGGGAGAATAAGCTGGAAGCTTTTCAGCTTCTGTACCAAACCACACCTTACATTGCCTTTGGTTTCATGGCTGCAAATGAAGCCATATGCCAAGCATCACAAGGAAAGAGCTCAATACACATTGTTGATTTAGGAATGGAGCATACCCTTCAGTGGTCTTCCCTAATAAGGGCCCTTTCTTCAAGGCCTGAAGGGCCTCCAACACTCCGGATCACCGGATTAACTGGCAATGAAGAAAACTCAAAACTTCAAGCTAGTATGAATGTGCTTGTGGAAGAAGCAAGCTCATTGGGAATGCATCTTGAATTCCACATAATTTCTGAGCATTTAACTCCATGTCTTCTTACTATGGAGAAGCTGAACTTGAGAAAAGAAGAAGCTTTATGTGTCAATAGTATCTTGCAGTTGCACAAATATGTCAAAGAAAGTAGAGGCTATCTGAAGGAAATTCTTCTATCAATAAAGAAGTTAGGTCCAACTGCACTTACAGTGGTAGAGCAAGACACAAACCATAATGGCCCTTTCTTCCTTGGGAGATTTTTGGAATCACTGCACTATTACTCGGCCATATTTGATTCTCTTGAGGCAAGTATGACAAGAAATAGTCAACACAGGATGAAAATAGAGAGATTACATTTTGCAGAGGAAATTCAGAACGTTGTAGCTTATGAGGGTCCAGATAGAATAGAAAGACATGAAAGGGTAGACCAATGGAGAAGGCAATTAGGCCGAGCAGGATTTCAGGTAATGCCACTGAAGTGCACTAGTCAAGTTAGAATGATGCTTTCTGTTTATGACTGTGACGGATATACATTGTCCTATGAGAAAGGAAATCTTTTACTTGGGTGGAAAGGAAGGCCAGTAATGATGGCTTCTGCATGGCAAGTTGCAAGTGTGTGA
- the LOC114385681 gene encoding uncharacterized protein LOC114385681 isoform X1: MMEPKNEEFQSGSQSVIQDHMDGMHTIRRPSDYNMSDVKPVLNYSIQTGEEFALEFMRDRVNLRKPVFSNVSDSNSNYATGCMELKGVLGISHAASESGSDISMLSKAEKGPTEFNRQSTSLHGEGSNYGSIRSIPRTSLNQENSRFVCEYGSSVGSDSSSTMMKCLCSFGGRILPRPSDGKLRYVGGQTRILRLRKDISWQELLQKALVMYNLVHVLKYQLPGEDLDALVSVSSEEDLQNMMEECNLLDNRERSQKLRLFLFSLSDLEDAQFVLSSIGGDSEIQYVLAVNAMDFGSINSSTPLGVSFSADDLNELERQTAERETSRVAAESIGVSNAPLTNKSDSSLTIHSSQPVLPNASNAYEINQLSYGDQMMQVWEYSRQYFVHHGLNSSHNPVVGETSIPMAPHLLNSQQGVLNEDNLSSGLQIQNSQLSTVQVKQGSDPGKVLSSETPSPAISQPIDSYLKSNFPEAPVVVSMPEGLPPSLPSTKKVQHKDYEQVSSTSSSAFVPSYVDSHTNAIDLSCLHPPPLPERVYYSERTPREQVELLNRSSKSDDTHNSQIHVSDLLSDVNPENPVTESGDNLHDGKMLNPTEELGTVAKPLLADGLTIDNGFSKNQMSKPLPDTNSLVKSKLSEHTDPELKSVLPSNEGTENYRKDNHTKLLVDETETKGGKSDLPALHHVSSGKRLDDLASNLPEIDWGEASGKESNDGCMVQELPVSVTGNITKDIYQDFPPTVVSEQSQGDILIDIDDRFPREILSDMFSKAILGEDPSSLHPLPGDGVGLSINMENHEPKRWSYFHKLAQEGIDNVSLIDQDHAGFSPVIGKAGDNRTHHVTLLTTDGHPLHHEDSHLDFNEENQEDLHRRIGTETTVLKSNYNQSQLKENESMQFDAMMENLRMQESEFEDGKFDAKNSNLPPLDSSFGDLSTVQVIKNEDLEELRELGSGTFGTVYHGKWRGTDVAIKRIKKSCFTGRSSEQERLTVEFWREADILSNLHHPNVVAFYGVVQHGPGGTMATVAEYMVDGSLRHVLLRKDRYLDRRKRLIIAMDAAFGMEYLHSKNIVHFDLKCDNLLVNLKDPLRPICKVGDFGLSKIKRNTLVTGGVRGTLPWMAPELLNGSSNKVSEKVDVFSFGIVLWEILTGEEPYANMHYGAIIGGIVNNTLRPTIPSNCDHEWRTLMEQCWAPNPGARPSFTEITSRLRIMSAAASQTKTQGNKASK; encoded by the exons ATGATGGAACCTAAGAATGAGGAGTTCCAGTCTGGATCTCAATCAGTAATTCAAGACCATATGGATGGCATGCATACTATCAGAAGACCATCTGACTATAACATGTCAGATGTTAAACCTGTACTTAATTATTCAATACAGACAGGTGAGGAATTTGCTCTTGAATTCATGCGAGATAGGGTGAATCTGAGGAAGCCTGTATTTTCAAATGTTAGTGATTCCAATTCCAATTATGCAACTGGTTGTATGGAACTGAAAGGCGTATTAGGAATCAGTCATGCAGCATCTGAAAGTGGGTCTGACATTTCTATGCTTTCAAAAGCCGAGAAAGGTCCAACAGAGTTTAACAGACAGAGTACATCATTACATGGAGAGGGAAGCAATTATGGGTCAATTCGATCCATACCAAGAACTTCATTGAATCAGGAGAATAGTCGATTCGTATGTGAGTATGGCTCTTCTGTTGGTTCTGACAGCTCATCAACAATGATGAAGTGTCTCTGTAGCTTTGGTGGCAGAATATTACCTCGACCAAGTGATGGAAAGCTAAGGTATGTTGGAGGTCAAACTCGTATTCTTCGTCTAAGAAAGGACATATCTTGGCAGGAGCTTTTGCAGAAAGCATTGGTAATGTATAATCTGGTTCATGTACTAAAATATCAACTTCCTGGGGAAGATCTTGATGCTTTGGTATCAGTATCCTCTGAAGAGGATTTGCAGAATATGATGGAGGAATGTAATCTTCTAGACAATAGAGAACGCTCTCAAAAACTTAGGTTGTTTTTGTTCTCATTGAGTGATTTAGAAGATGCTCAGTTTGTTCTCAGTAGCATTGGTGGTGATTCTGAGATCCAATATGTTCTTGCTGTTAATGCCATGGACTTTGGATCGATAAACAGCTCAACCCCACTAGGTGTCAGTTTTTCAGCAGATGATCTAAATGAATTGGAAAGGCAAACTGCGGAGAGGGAGACTAGTAGAGTTGCTGCAGAATCTATAGGTGTCAGCAATGCTCCATTGACTAATAAATCTGATTCTTCATTGACTATTCATTCTTCACAACCAGTTCTACCAAATGCCTCAAATGCTTATGAAATCAATCAACTGTCTTATGGTGACCAAATGATGCAAGTTTGGGAATATAGTCGTCAATATTTTGTTCACCATGGCCTTAATTCCAGTCATAACCCTGTTGTTGGAGAGACTTCTATTCCTATGGCTCCTCATCTGCTGAACAGCCAACAAGGGGTTCTGAATGAAGATAATCTATCTAGTGGattacaaatacaaaattctcaGTTATCTACAGTGCAGGTGAAACAAGGAAGTGACCCTGGTAAAGTTTTATCCTCAGAAACCCCATCCCCAGCCATCTCACAGCCTATTGATAGTTACTTGAAAAGTAATTTTCCTGAAGCACCGGTTGTAGTTAGCATGCCTGAGGGGCTTCCACCTTCATTGCCTTCAACAaaaaaggttcagcacaaggaTTATGAACAGGTCTCTTCTACTTCTAGCAGTGCATTTGTTCCTTCTTATGTTGATTCCCACACCAATGCAATTGATTTGAGTTGTCTTCATCCTCCTCCGCTTCCTGAGAGAGTTTACTATTCAGAAAGAACTCCGAGGGAGCAAGTGGAGTTACTGAATCGTTCTTCCAAGTCAGATGACACACACAATTCTCAAATTCATGTGTCAGATTTACTTTCCGATGTCAACCCAGAGAATCCAGTAACAGAATCTGGTGACAACTTGCATGATGGTAAAATGTTAAATCCTACTGAGGAATTGGGTACTGTGGCAAAGCCCTTGCTTGCAGATGGCCTTACCATTGACAATGGGTtttccaaaaatcaaatgaGCAAACCATTGCCTGATACAAACAGTCTGGTTAAGTCAAAACTTTCTGAGCACACAGATCCTGAATTGAAGTCAGTGTTGCCAAGCAATGAAGGAACTGAAAATTATCGTAAAGATAACCACACCAAGCTCTTGGTTGATGAAACCGAAACCAAAGGTGGTAAATCAGATCTTCCTGCTTTGCATCATGTTTCCTCTGGGAAGCGTCTTGATGATCTAGCATCCAATCTTCCTGAGATTGATTGGGGTGAAGCCTCAGGGAAGGAATCCAATGATGGTTGTATGGTACAAGAACTACCTGTATCTGTAACTGGGAACATAACCAAAGATATTTATCAAGATTTCCCTCCAACGGTTGTTTCTGAACAATCTCAAGGTGATATTCTTATTGATATTGATGATCGATTTCCCCGGGAAATACTTTCTGATATGTTTTCTAAAGCAATACTTGGAGAAGATCCCTCCAGTCTACATCCACTTCCCGGAGATGGAGTAGGCTTAAGCATAAATATGGAAAATCATGAACCTAAAAGATGGTCATATTTTCATAAGTTAGCACAAGAAGGGATTGATAATGTCTCTCTAATTGATCAGGATCATGCTGGTTTTTCACCTGTGATAGGAAAAGCAGGAGATAATAGAACCCATCATGTTACACTGCTAACAACTGATGGACATCCTCTACATCATGAAGATTCCCATCTTGATTTCAATGAAGAAAATCAAGAGGACTTGCATAGAAGGATTGGAACTGAAACCACTGTTCTGAAGTCTAATTATAATCAATCCCAACTTAAGGAAAATGAGAGTATGCAGTTTGATGCTATGATGGAAAATCTAAGAATGCAAGAGTCAGAGTTTGAG GATggcaaatttgatgcaaaaaatAGCAATCTACCTCCACTTGATTCTTCTTTCGGAGATTTAAGTACTGTGCAG GTCATTAAGAATGAAGATCTTGAAGAGCTGCGAGAACTAGGTTCTGGTACCTTTGGGACtgtgtatcatggaaaatgGAGAGGAACAGATGTTGctattaaaagaataaagaagagCTGCTTCACTGGTCGATCATCTGAGCAAGAGAGACTG ACTGTAGAGTTCTGGCGGGAAGCTGACATTCTTTCCAATCTTCATCATCCAAATGTGGTTGCATTTTATGGTGTGGTACAGCATGGACCAGGAGGAACAATGGCCACTGTGGCAGAATATATGGTGGATGGTTCTCTTAGGCATGTTTTACTTCGCAAGGATAG GTATCTTGATCGTCGCAAGAGGCTGATAATTGCAATGGATGCAGCTTTTGGAATGGAATATTTGCACTCAAAAAACATTGTGCATTTCGACTTGAAATGTGACAATTTGCTTGTAAACTTGAAAGATCCTTTACGACCAATATGCAAG GTTGGTGATTTTGGCTTATCAAAAATTAAACGAAATACCTTGGTTACTGGTGGTGTGCGTGGGACTCTACCTTGGATGGCACCAGAACTTCTGAATGGCAGCAGCAACAAGGTCTCTGAAAAG GTTGATGTGTTCTCCTTTGGCATAGTACTATGGGAAATTCTGACTGGTGAGGAGCCATATGCTAATATGCACTATGGTGCAATTATAG GTGGGATTGTAAATAACACATTAAGGCCAACCATCCCAAGTAACTGTGATCATGAATGGAGAACACTAATGGAACAATGTTGGGCACCCAATCCTGGAGCCAGACCCTCCTTCACAGAAATCACCAGTCGTTTGCGCATAATGTCCGCTGCAGCTAGCCAAACCAAAACACAGGGCAATAAAGCATCTAAATGA
- the LOC114385681 gene encoding uncharacterized protein LOC114385681 isoform X2, with the protein MMEPKNEEFQSGSQSVIQDHMDGMHTIRRPSDYNMSDVKPVLNYSIQTGEEFALEFMRDRVNLRKPVFSNVSDSNSNYATGCMELKGVLGISHAASESGSDISMLSKAEKGPTEFNRQSTSLHGEGSNYGSIRSIPRTSLNQENSRFVCEYGSSVGSDSSSTMMKCLCSFGGRILPRPSDGKLRYVGGQTRILRLRKDISWQELLQKALVMYNLVHVLKYQLPGEDLDALVSVSSEEDLQNMMEECNLLDNRERSQKLRLFLFSLSDLEDAQFVLSSIGGDSEIQYVLAVNAMDFGSINSSTPLGVSFSADDLNELERQTAERETSRVAAESIGVSNAPLTNKSDSSLTIHSSQPVLPNASNAYEINQLSYGDQMMQVWEYSRQYFVHHGLNSSHNPVVGETSIPMAPHLLNSQQGVLNEDNLSSGLQIQNSQLSTVQVKQGSDPGKVLSSETPSPAISQPIDSYLKSNFPEAPVVVSMPEGLPPSLPSTKKVQHKDYEQVSSTSSSAFVPSYVDSHTNAIDLSCLHPPPLPERVYYSERTPREQVELLNRSSKSDDTHNSQIHVSDLLSDVNPENPVTESGDNLHDGKMLNPTEELGTVAKPLLADGLTIDNGFSKNQMSKPLPDTNSLVKSKLSEHTDPELKSVLPSNEGTENYRKDNHTKLLVDETETKGGKSDLPALHHVSSGKRLDDLASNLPEIDWGEASGKESNDGCMVQELPVSVTGNITKDIYQDFPPTVVSEQSQGDILIDIDDRFPREILSDMFSKAILGEDPSSLHPLPGDGVGLSINMENHEPKRWSYFHKLAQEGIDNVSLIDQDHAGFSPVIGKAGDNRTHHVTLLTTDGHPLHHEDSHLDFNEENQEDLHRRIGTETTVLKSNYNQSQLKENESMQFDAMMENLRMQESEFEDGKFDAKNSNLPPLDSSFGDLSTVQVIKNEDLEELRELGSGTFGTVYHGKWRGTDVAIKRIKKSCFTGRSSEQERLTVEFWREADILSNLHHPNVVAFYGVVQHGPGGTMATVAEYMVDGSLRHVLLRKDSFWNGIFALKKHCAFRLEM; encoded by the exons ATGATGGAACCTAAGAATGAGGAGTTCCAGTCTGGATCTCAATCAGTAATTCAAGACCATATGGATGGCATGCATACTATCAGAAGACCATCTGACTATAACATGTCAGATGTTAAACCTGTACTTAATTATTCAATACAGACAGGTGAGGAATTTGCTCTTGAATTCATGCGAGATAGGGTGAATCTGAGGAAGCCTGTATTTTCAAATGTTAGTGATTCCAATTCCAATTATGCAACTGGTTGTATGGAACTGAAAGGCGTATTAGGAATCAGTCATGCAGCATCTGAAAGTGGGTCTGACATTTCTATGCTTTCAAAAGCCGAGAAAGGTCCAACAGAGTTTAACAGACAGAGTACATCATTACATGGAGAGGGAAGCAATTATGGGTCAATTCGATCCATACCAAGAACTTCATTGAATCAGGAGAATAGTCGATTCGTATGTGAGTATGGCTCTTCTGTTGGTTCTGACAGCTCATCAACAATGATGAAGTGTCTCTGTAGCTTTGGTGGCAGAATATTACCTCGACCAAGTGATGGAAAGCTAAGGTATGTTGGAGGTCAAACTCGTATTCTTCGTCTAAGAAAGGACATATCTTGGCAGGAGCTTTTGCAGAAAGCATTGGTAATGTATAATCTGGTTCATGTACTAAAATATCAACTTCCTGGGGAAGATCTTGATGCTTTGGTATCAGTATCCTCTGAAGAGGATTTGCAGAATATGATGGAGGAATGTAATCTTCTAGACAATAGAGAACGCTCTCAAAAACTTAGGTTGTTTTTGTTCTCATTGAGTGATTTAGAAGATGCTCAGTTTGTTCTCAGTAGCATTGGTGGTGATTCTGAGATCCAATATGTTCTTGCTGTTAATGCCATGGACTTTGGATCGATAAACAGCTCAACCCCACTAGGTGTCAGTTTTTCAGCAGATGATCTAAATGAATTGGAAAGGCAAACTGCGGAGAGGGAGACTAGTAGAGTTGCTGCAGAATCTATAGGTGTCAGCAATGCTCCATTGACTAATAAATCTGATTCTTCATTGACTATTCATTCTTCACAACCAGTTCTACCAAATGCCTCAAATGCTTATGAAATCAATCAACTGTCTTATGGTGACCAAATGATGCAAGTTTGGGAATATAGTCGTCAATATTTTGTTCACCATGGCCTTAATTCCAGTCATAACCCTGTTGTTGGAGAGACTTCTATTCCTATGGCTCCTCATCTGCTGAACAGCCAACAAGGGGTTCTGAATGAAGATAATCTATCTAGTGGattacaaatacaaaattctcaGTTATCTACAGTGCAGGTGAAACAAGGAAGTGACCCTGGTAAAGTTTTATCCTCAGAAACCCCATCCCCAGCCATCTCACAGCCTATTGATAGTTACTTGAAAAGTAATTTTCCTGAAGCACCGGTTGTAGTTAGCATGCCTGAGGGGCTTCCACCTTCATTGCCTTCAACAaaaaaggttcagcacaaggaTTATGAACAGGTCTCTTCTACTTCTAGCAGTGCATTTGTTCCTTCTTATGTTGATTCCCACACCAATGCAATTGATTTGAGTTGTCTTCATCCTCCTCCGCTTCCTGAGAGAGTTTACTATTCAGAAAGAACTCCGAGGGAGCAAGTGGAGTTACTGAATCGTTCTTCCAAGTCAGATGACACACACAATTCTCAAATTCATGTGTCAGATTTACTTTCCGATGTCAACCCAGAGAATCCAGTAACAGAATCTGGTGACAACTTGCATGATGGTAAAATGTTAAATCCTACTGAGGAATTGGGTACTGTGGCAAAGCCCTTGCTTGCAGATGGCCTTACCATTGACAATGGGTtttccaaaaatcaaatgaGCAAACCATTGCCTGATACAAACAGTCTGGTTAAGTCAAAACTTTCTGAGCACACAGATCCTGAATTGAAGTCAGTGTTGCCAAGCAATGAAGGAACTGAAAATTATCGTAAAGATAACCACACCAAGCTCTTGGTTGATGAAACCGAAACCAAAGGTGGTAAATCAGATCTTCCTGCTTTGCATCATGTTTCCTCTGGGAAGCGTCTTGATGATCTAGCATCCAATCTTCCTGAGATTGATTGGGGTGAAGCCTCAGGGAAGGAATCCAATGATGGTTGTATGGTACAAGAACTACCTGTATCTGTAACTGGGAACATAACCAAAGATATTTATCAAGATTTCCCTCCAACGGTTGTTTCTGAACAATCTCAAGGTGATATTCTTATTGATATTGATGATCGATTTCCCCGGGAAATACTTTCTGATATGTTTTCTAAAGCAATACTTGGAGAAGATCCCTCCAGTCTACATCCACTTCCCGGAGATGGAGTAGGCTTAAGCATAAATATGGAAAATCATGAACCTAAAAGATGGTCATATTTTCATAAGTTAGCACAAGAAGGGATTGATAATGTCTCTCTAATTGATCAGGATCATGCTGGTTTTTCACCTGTGATAGGAAAAGCAGGAGATAATAGAACCCATCATGTTACACTGCTAACAACTGATGGACATCCTCTACATCATGAAGATTCCCATCTTGATTTCAATGAAGAAAATCAAGAGGACTTGCATAGAAGGATTGGAACTGAAACCACTGTTCTGAAGTCTAATTATAATCAATCCCAACTTAAGGAAAATGAGAGTATGCAGTTTGATGCTATGATGGAAAATCTAAGAATGCAAGAGTCAGAGTTTGAG GATggcaaatttgatgcaaaaaatAGCAATCTACCTCCACTTGATTCTTCTTTCGGAGATTTAAGTACTGTGCAG GTCATTAAGAATGAAGATCTTGAAGAGCTGCGAGAACTAGGTTCTGGTACCTTTGGGACtgtgtatcatggaaaatgGAGAGGAACAGATGTTGctattaaaagaataaagaagagCTGCTTCACTGGTCGATCATCTGAGCAAGAGAGACTG ACTGTAGAGTTCTGGCGGGAAGCTGACATTCTTTCCAATCTTCATCATCCAAATGTGGTTGCATTTTATGGTGTGGTACAGCATGGACCAGGAGGAACAATGGCCACTGTGGCAGAATATATGGTGGATGGTTCTCTTAGGCATGTTTTACTTCGCAAGGATAG CTTTTGGAATGGAATATTTGCACTCAAAAAACATTGTGCATTTCGACTTGAAATGTGA